The following are from one region of the Paenibacillus bovis genome:
- a CDS encoding DNA polymerase IV, translated as MSGNKAYYPARGRVILHVDMNAFYCSVHAAEEPDKYKGKPTAVAGSVEQRKGIVVTASYEARRRGVKTGMLVGQAQQKCPNIIVIRPDFHLYRKYSSAFMNIAYSYTPLLQATSIDECYLDITGSSQFGTPMEIAADLQRRIQDELGLPCSVGIAPNKLLAKMASDMKKPNGISILRIRDVPHLLWDQPCGQLFGIGSKTAAKLREMGIRTIGQLAAADEARLKARFGIQGSWLKQAANGTDHSLVEPDHEPNKSIGHTTTLPADIQDQEDIRRVMLNLSDQVCRRMRRQKLMSRTVQITIRTPDMKTITRSKALSAPTETAEEVYHEACALYDRHWAGKGPVRLLGVTLQNLLPRDEAAVQLDLFDYERQPQKEQLNEVIDRLRDKFGESALLTAGMLGNDPSVLIRNHKIRGTSLQRDGQRFTQEEEPL; from the coding sequence ATGAGCGGCAACAAAGCCTATTATCCGGCACGTGGCCGGGTTATTCTGCATGTGGATATGAATGCTTTTTACTGCTCGGTTCATGCCGCCGAGGAGCCGGACAAGTACAAAGGAAAACCGACAGCGGTAGCCGGCAGTGTGGAGCAGCGTAAGGGCATCGTCGTCACCGCTTCCTACGAAGCCCGCAGACGCGGAGTGAAAACCGGTATGCTGGTCGGTCAGGCACAGCAAAAGTGTCCGAATATTATTGTGATTCGGCCGGATTTTCATCTTTATCGTAAATATTCGTCTGCTTTCATGAATATTGCCTATAGCTACACACCGCTGCTGCAGGCAACTTCTATTGATGAATGTTATCTGGATATTACAGGCTCCAGCCAGTTTGGTACTCCAATGGAGATAGCAGCGGATCTGCAGCGGCGTATCCAGGACGAACTGGGGCTTCCCTGCTCGGTGGGAATCGCACCGAACAAATTGCTGGCCAAAATGGCTTCGGATATGAAAAAGCCTAATGGCATCTCTATTCTCCGTATTCGGGATGTGCCTCATCTATTATGGGATCAGCCGTGTGGACAGTTATTCGGTATTGGTAGCAAAACAGCAGCCAAATTGCGGGAAATGGGCATTCGTACGATTGGACAGCTGGCTGCTGCAGATGAAGCCAGACTCAAAGCCAGATTTGGCATTCAGGGCAGCTGGCTCAAACAGGCTGCGAATGGAACCGATCATTCTCTTGTCGAGCCGGATCATGAACCCAACAAGTCGATTGGCCATACGACGACGCTGCCGGCGGATATTCAGGACCAGGAGGATATACGCCGGGTCATGCTGAATCTGAGCGATCAGGTATGCCGGCGGATGAGAAGGCAGAAGCTCATGTCACGCACCGTGCAGATTACGATCCGTACGCCGGATATGAAGACGATCACCCGTTCCAAGGCATTGTCAGCCCCGACAGAGACCGCCGAAGAAGTGTATCATGAAGCTTGTGCGCTGTATGACAGGCACTGGGCAGGTAAAGGACCGGTTCGTCTGCTCGGGGTCACTTTGCAAAATCTGCTACCCCGTGATGAAGCTGCGGTCCAACTCGATCTATTCGATTATGAACGCCAGCCGCAAAAAGAACAGCTCAATGAAGTGATTGACCGGCTGCGTGATAAATTTGGTGAAAGTGCCCTGCTGACAGCCGGGATGCTTGGCAATGATCCTTCCGTGCTGATTCGTAACCACAAGATCCGGGGAACTTCGCTGCAGCGGGATGGACAGCGTTTTACACAGGAAGAGGAACCTTTATAA
- a CDS encoding ferredoxin, with product MSKYTWVDKDTCIACGACGATAPDIYDYDDEGLAEVIFDGDNNRGVMAIPDDMFEDMQDACDGCPTDSIHIEDAPFNKEA from the coding sequence ATGAGTAAATATACCTGGGTTGATAAGGATACATGCATTGCTTGCGGTGCTTGTGGAGCTACAGCACCTGACATTTATGATTACGATGATGAAGGTCTGGCTGAAGTTATCTTTGATGGAGACAACAATCGCGGCGTAATGGCTATCCCTGACGATATGTTCGAAGATATGCAGGATGCATGCGACGGTTGCCCTACCGATTCGATTCATATCGAAGATGCTCCATTCAACAAAGAAGCTTAA
- a CDS encoding L,D-transpeptidase, which yields MKNLLYLKRYVKMHPNNRMGWYLLGKEYEADGQVGKANYCYNRAGDIYEAFEHSKVPADVLKDYEAKVMEMAHKREQKIRRWRYSLLGVALLFLIMMRSVTAPSDQDRLMAQNDRSEPAATTNSTDADNSPQKKPPFRMPLAFTAIELSYGSDETGDAVTRYMQQQTQGTAPDKAVVLGMQKADKWLLWEPELPVMYTLAEGDNPGQTLVQSYDAKNCHCKPGQLQHYQKEAGEWMRQQEQLAAMQTAISHYQMAKGTLPAQPNQLEAPFPSNWLSGSTETMNQTFTALRALQSSGKLPAEAAAGMDGEAAQIMASTLGGHPYFKQPLEIIVDKKKHRLAVASGSVLLRNYEVGLGGAKTPEGTFNISIKVMNPNGKSDGDFGSRGMQLSDSHYAIHGTNEPDSIGTDESLGCVRMDQADVEELFDMIPLGTKVTIANNVLPGKVWVPEKRFETSKSQNQTDPNTVYHWLD from the coding sequence ATGAAAAACTTACTGTATCTAAAACGCTATGTGAAAATGCATCCGAATAACCGCATGGGCTGGTACCTGCTGGGCAAAGAATACGAAGCGGATGGACAGGTAGGCAAAGCCAACTACTGTTATAACCGGGCTGGTGATATTTATGAGGCCTTTGAACACAGCAAAGTACCGGCAGATGTACTCAAAGATTACGAAGCCAAGGTCATGGAAATGGCTCATAAACGGGAGCAGAAAATACGTCGATGGCGTTATAGTTTATTGGGAGTAGCGCTGCTGTTCCTGATTATGATGCGTTCGGTAACTGCACCGAGTGACCAGGATCGGCTCATGGCACAGAACGATCGCAGCGAACCTGCTGCAACGACTAATAGTACAGATGCGGATAACTCGCCGCAGAAAAAGCCGCCTTTCCGTATGCCTCTTGCTTTTACAGCTATCGAATTGTCATATGGAAGTGACGAGACAGGCGATGCGGTTACCCGTTATATGCAGCAACAGACACAGGGGACAGCTCCTGACAAAGCAGTAGTACTGGGTATGCAAAAAGCGGATAAATGGCTGCTATGGGAGCCTGAGCTGCCGGTGATGTACACTCTGGCAGAGGGTGACAACCCCGGGCAGACACTTGTCCAGTCATATGATGCCAAGAACTGCCACTGCAAGCCTGGACAGCTGCAGCATTATCAAAAAGAAGCTGGAGAATGGATGCGGCAGCAGGAACAGCTAGCCGCGATGCAGACCGCGATCTCTCACTACCAGATGGCCAAAGGGACTTTGCCTGCTCAGCCCAATCAGTTGGAAGCACCTTTTCCAAGCAACTGGTTGTCTGGCAGCACCGAGACGATGAATCAAACCTTTACCGCTTTGAGAGCACTGCAAAGCAGCGGAAAGCTGCCTGCCGAAGCAGCAGCGGGCATGGATGGGGAGGCCGCGCAAATTATGGCTTCCACGCTGGGAGGACATCCCTATTTCAAACAGCCGCTTGAGATTATTGTGGACAAGAAAAAGCACCGTCTCGCTGTAGCCAGCGGATCGGTATTGCTGCGTAATTATGAAGTAGGACTCGGCGGGGCAAAAACACCAGAAGGTACATTTAATATCTCGATCAAGGTAATGAATCCGAACGGCAAGTCGGATGGTGATTTTGGCAGCCGTGGCATGCAGCTGTCGGATAGCCACTATGCGATTCACGGCACGAATGAACCGGATAGTATCGGAACAGACGAATCGCTCGGCTGTGTACGAATGGATCAGGCGGATGTGGAAGAATTGTTTGATATGATACCGCTCGGAACCAAAGTAACGATTGCGAACAATGTACTGCCCGGTAAGGTATGGGTACCGGAGAAGCGTTTTGAGACCAGCAAAAGTCAGAATCAGACAGATCCGAATACTGTCTACCACTGGCTGGATTAA
- a CDS encoding quinone-dependent dihydroorotate dehydrogenase yields the protein MLYRNIFKPVLFRMDPEKAHHLVIGGLGAGVRIPGTLAAMNSMYGITSTPDMTTELFGITFPGPVGLAAGLDKNAQAVPGLSASGFGFMEVGTVTPQPQPGNEQPRLFRLPSDRALVNRMGFNNEGADAMAARLKEWNARPIPIAVNIGKNKVTPNEQAASDYESCIRTLYPYADFFVVNISSPNTPDLRNLQHGNELKELLAAVMAEMKRQEQQHGSAKSVLVKIAPDVSTAELEYMVDTIQSSGAAGLIATNTTLSREGLTHPDAGQAGGLSGRPLTERSTEIIASVYRQTGGKLPIIGCGGIFSSQDAYDKIKAGSSLVEIYTSFIYEGPQVTRELHNGIRELMKRDGFAHISEAVGADHR from the coding sequence TTGTTGTATCGTAACATTTTCAAACCTGTATTGTTCCGGATGGACCCGGAAAAAGCGCATCATCTTGTAATCGGCGGACTGGGCGCAGGCGTACGTATTCCCGGTACGCTGGCAGCTATGAATTCGATGTACGGCATTACCAGTACACCCGATATGACGACGGAGCTGTTCGGGATTACATTCCCGGGCCCTGTTGGTCTGGCAGCTGGTCTGGACAAAAATGCCCAGGCGGTGCCCGGGCTATCGGCCTCCGGGTTTGGATTTATGGAGGTAGGTACGGTTACACCGCAGCCCCAGCCGGGTAATGAACAGCCACGGCTATTCCGTCTGCCATCGGATCGCGCGTTGGTGAATCGAATGGGATTCAACAATGAAGGCGCAGACGCGATGGCGGCGAGGCTCAAGGAATGGAATGCCCGTCCAATCCCGATTGCCGTGAATATCGGCAAAAATAAAGTGACGCCGAATGAGCAGGCAGCATCCGATTATGAATCCTGTATCCGTACGCTGTATCCATATGCTGACTTCTTTGTAGTTAACATCAGCTCCCCGAATACACCGGATCTGCGCAACCTCCAGCATGGCAACGAGCTGAAGGAACTGCTTGCTGCCGTTATGGCAGAGATGAAGCGTCAGGAACAGCAGCATGGTTCGGCAAAGTCCGTGCTGGTAAAGATTGCACCGGATGTAAGCACTGCCGAGCTGGAATATATGGTCGATACCATTCAGTCCAGCGGAGCAGCAGGTCTGATTGCCACGAATACGACGCTGTCCAGAGAAGGACTAACCCACCCGGATGCCGGGCAGGCAGGCGGCCTCAGCGGACGTCCTTTAACCGAACGTTCCACCGAGATTATCGCCAGCGTATATCGCCAGACCGGTGGCAAACTGCCGATTATCGGCTGCGGAGGCATATTCTCCAGTCAGGATGCCTATGACAAGATCAAGGCAGGTTCCAGTCTGGTGGAAATTTACACTTCGTTTATTTATGAAGGTCCTCAGGTGACCCGTGAGCTGCATAACGGTATCCGTGAGCTTATGAAGCGTGACGGCTTCGCACATATCTCGGAAGCGGTCGGGGCAGACCACCGCTAA
- a CDS encoding GTP pyrophosphokinase — translation MDDRDWELFLLPYEQAVEELKVKFKTMRAELKKREEYAPIEFVTGRVKKISSILDKAKRLDVPMTELETGIEDIAGIRIMCQFVEDIRWVAQYIRARKDLTVLYEKDYITNFKDSGYRSFHMIAEYPVQTAFGQKIVLAEIQIRTLAMNFWATIEHSLNYKYRQSLPTPIRNRLKTAAEAAMILDNEMSSIREDILDAQKSFEDDASIVQRVLTDIHRLYFHHMITEAIESQDKFNALWQNKDFDGLRQLADDVKRMRKAASRTIEEENHER, via the coding sequence ATGGATGACAGAGACTGGGAATTATTCTTGCTTCCCTATGAACAAGCGGTTGAAGAATTAAAGGTGAAATTCAAAACGATGCGCGCCGAACTCAAAAAAAGGGAAGAATACGCGCCGATCGAGTTTGTCACCGGACGGGTCAAAAAAATATCCAGCATTCTGGATAAAGCCAAACGTCTGGACGTTCCGATGACGGAGCTTGAGACAGGAATTGAGGATATCGCAGGCATCCGGATTATGTGCCAGTTTGTGGAGGATATCCGCTGGGTCGCACAGTATATTCGTGCCCGCAAGGATCTGACTGTTCTTTATGAAAAAGACTATATTACCAACTTCAAGGATAGCGGCTATCGCAGCTTCCATATGATCGCCGAGTATCCGGTACAGACAGCCTTTGGCCAGAAAATTGTACTGGCCGAGATCCAGATTCGTACACTGGCGATGAATTTCTGGGCGACGATTGAGCATTCCCTGAATTATAAATACCGGCAGAGTCTGCCGACACCGATTCGCAACCGCCTGAAAACGGCAGCCGAAGCAGCGATGATCCTGGATAATGAAATGTCCAGTATCCGCGAAGATATTCTGGATGCCCAGAAGAGCTTTGAGGACGATGCCAGCATCGTGCAGAGGGTACTGACCGATATCCATCGTCTCTATTTCCACCATATGATTACAGAGGCGATCGAGAGCCAGGACAAGTTCAATGCGCTATGGCAAAATAAGGATTTTGATGGACTGCGCCAGCTGGCGGATGATGTCAAGCGTATGCGCAAGGCGGCTTCACGAACGATAGAAGAGGAAAATCATGAGCGCTGA
- a CDS encoding DUF309 domain-containing protein produces the protein MSAEFEPLYVAYLVYFNRDRDYFECHEVLEELWLNKGREPVYQGLLQVAVGLYHFRNGTIHSTYNKLSGALKMLQSSYRKLASYPLQMLGINMQKLLNDVELYIQKLQRYDEEPFAFYDLDIEIVDPLLRQAVEEASLVIPVNTPQRTGYERGPKAK, from the coding sequence ATGAGCGCTGAATTTGAACCTCTGTATGTGGCGTATCTGGTATATTTTAACCGGGATCGTGATTATTTTGAGTGTCACGAGGTACTGGAAGAGCTGTGGTTGAATAAAGGCAGAGAGCCTGTGTATCAAGGGCTGCTGCAGGTGGCAGTCGGACTGTACCATTTCCGCAATGGTACGATCCATTCTACTTACAACAAGCTCAGCGGGGCCTTGAAAATGCTGCAAAGCAGCTACCGCAAGCTGGCTTCGTATCCTCTGCAGATGCTTGGTATTAATATGCAAAAGCTGCTGAATGATGTGGAACTATATATTCAGAAGCTGCAGCGTTACGATGAGGAGCCGTTTGCTTTTTATGATCTGGATATCGAGATTGTCGATCCGCTGCTGCGTCAGGCAGTCGAGGAGGCGTCACTTGTGATTCCGGTTAATACTCCCCAGCGTACCGGATATGAGCGCGGACCCAAAGCCAAGTAA
- a CDS encoding RsmB/NOP family class I SAM-dependent RNA methyltransferase, which yields MSVQLPPQFVQRMQDLLGDEFQSFMDSYEQSPRAGLRVNTLKISNEQFQKQSPFELRSIPWCPTGYYVDAAARPGKHPYYYAGLYYIQEPSAMSPVEALEVQPGDRVLDLCAAPGGKSTQIAAALQGQGLLVTNDLSAERTRALAKNMELYGVRNAVILNESPDVIATRFAGFFDKILVDAPCSGEGMFRKDDDAARQWLNHSVERCSIMQRDILQTVATMLAPGGRIVYSTCTFAPEENERSIAVFLDQHPEFSVTLPAYAEHFRPGRSEWASQVEQEIQQGATVLSAIPTEGYTPVSEKSIAQTAQTVRLWPHLLEGEGHYIAVLDHQAVRDRNYVPAEPPVIAHSHKERPQRHTASRPDQRIDKKAERRAERDARKGRTEGRDKSGRQHSVSRIPATEELSPLQLWQEFSAKELNGEWGTQGIITFGHNLYRSPIGESRLQGLKVIRPGWYLGSCKNGRFTPGHALAAALIPAEAKRRLNLSADSPEAISYLKGETLSVPAERIQCDEDVSSRGYVLVCIDGCSAGWGKWQQGDTLKNEYPAGWRWI from the coding sequence ATGTCAGTACAATTACCGCCGCAATTTGTGCAGCGGATGCAGGATTTGCTTGGTGATGAATTCCAATCCTTTATGGATAGTTATGAGCAGTCTCCACGTGCGGGACTGCGTGTAAATACATTAAAAATCTCCAATGAGCAGTTTCAGAAGCAGTCTCCGTTCGAGCTGCGATCTATTCCTTGGTGCCCTACCGGTTACTATGTAGATGCTGCTGCGCGTCCAGGCAAGCATCCGTATTATTATGCAGGTCTCTATTATATACAGGAGCCGAGTGCGATGAGTCCGGTCGAAGCGCTGGAGGTGCAGCCTGGTGACCGGGTTCTGGATCTGTGCGCTGCACCCGGTGGCAAGTCGACACAGATCGCTGCCGCGCTGCAGGGCCAGGGTCTGCTGGTTACCAATGATCTGAGTGCGGAACGTACACGCGCACTGGCCAAAAATATGGAATTGTACGGTGTTCGCAATGCAGTGATTCTGAATGAATCGCCGGATGTAATCGCTACTAGATTTGCAGGTTTCTTTGATAAAATTCTGGTGGATGCTCCCTGCTCCGGCGAGGGGATGTTCCGCAAAGACGATGATGCTGCACGTCAGTGGCTGAATCATTCTGTCGAGCGCTGTTCCATTATGCAGCGCGATATTCTGCAGACGGTAGCGACGATGCTGGCACCTGGTGGACGAATTGTCTATTCGACCTGTACTTTTGCACCTGAGGAAAATGAACGCAGTATCGCTGTTTTTCTGGATCAGCATCCGGAATTCAGTGTGACTCTGCCTGCCTATGCAGAACATTTCCGTCCCGGACGCAGCGAATGGGCTTCCCAGGTAGAGCAGGAGATTCAGCAGGGAGCTACCGTATTGTCCGCTATTCCTACAGAAGGATATACACCAGTATCCGAAAAGTCTATTGCACAGACCGCACAAACGGTACGGCTGTGGCCGCATCTACTGGAAGGCGAAGGGCATTATATCGCTGTGCTGGATCATCAGGCAGTGCGTGATCGGAATTATGTGCCTGCCGAGCCGCCGGTCATAGCTCACTCACACAAGGAGCGTCCCCAGCGTCACACGGCTTCCAGACCCGACCAGCGGATAGACAAAAAAGCAGAACGACGTGCAGAACGTGATGCCCGCAAAGGACGGACAGAAGGCAGAGACAAGTCGGGACGTCAGCACTCCGTCAGTCGGATACCTGCTACAGAAGAGCTATCACCGCTGCAATTATGGCAGGAGTTCAGTGCCAAAGAACTCAATGGAGAATGGGGAACGCAAGGCATCATTACCTTTGGTCATAATCTGTATCGTTCGCCAATTGGCGAGAGCCGTCTGCAGGGACTCAAAGTGATTCGCCCTGGCTGGTATCTCGGCTCCTGCAAAAATGGACGATTTACTCCCGGACATGCATTGGCCGCTGCATTGATCCCTGCAGAAGCAAAACGAAGATTGAATCTGAGTGCTGATTCCCCCGAAGCCATATCATATCTAAAAGGCGAGACATTATCGGTGCCGGCCGAACGTATTCAGTGTGACGAGGATGTATCGTCGCGCGGCTATGTGCTCGTATGTATTGACGGTTGTTCGGCAGGCTGGGGCAAATGGCAGCAGGGAGACACACTCAAAAACGAATACCCGGCAGGATGGAGATGGATCTAA
- a CDS encoding pseudouridine synthase, with protein MSTPVKKQRLDKILGNLGYGTRSELKRAAKQGRMTVNDKVIKDSGLQVDPYQDRIEFDGEPIMYREYVYLMMNKPQGVISATEDRRDRTVVDLLDVEYQVFQPFPVGRLDKDTEGLLLITNDGQLAHDLLSPRKHVPKTYEAHVLGEVTDTDIEAFRQGVTLDDGYETLPAELRILEHTPSPEGTVSLIQLTISEGKFHQVKRMFESVGKKVIYLKRLSMGALQLDPALPLGEYRELTAAELESIGRTADTAQ; from the coding sequence ATGAGTACCCCCGTAAAAAAGCAGCGTCTCGATAAAATACTTGGCAATCTCGGCTATGGTACACGCAGCGAATTGAAGCGTGCAGCCAAACAGGGTCGTATGACCGTTAATGACAAGGTAATCAAAGACAGCGGTTTGCAGGTTGATCCGTATCAGGACCGCATCGAGTTTGACGGCGAACCAATCATGTACCGCGAATACGTATATCTGATGATGAACAAGCCGCAGGGCGTAATCTCGGCTACCGAAGATCGGCGTGATCGGACCGTAGTGGATCTGCTGGATGTGGAGTATCAGGTATTCCAGCCTTTCCCGGTGGGGCGTCTGGACAAGGACACCGAAGGACTGCTACTCATTACCAATGATGGGCAGCTCGCTCATGATCTGCTGTCTCCACGCAAGCATGTACCCAAAACCTATGAAGCCCATGTACTGGGAGAAGTGACAGACACCGATATCGAAGCTTTCCGGCAGGGAGTCACACTGGACGATGGATACGAGACGCTTCCGGCAGAACTGCGCATTCTGGAGCATACGCCTTCACCGGAAGGTACCGTATCCCTGATTCAGCTGACTATTTCCGAAGGCAAGTTTCATCAAGTCAAGCGGATGTTCGAATCGGTAGGGAAAAAGGTTATTTATCTCAAGCGCCTCTCTATGGGAGCATTGCAGCTTGATCCTGCACTGCCGCTTGGCGAATATCGTGAATTGACCGCCGCCGAGCTGGAATCGATCGGCCGGACAGCGGATACCGCGCAATAA